GGCCGACCGCAGCCGAGGCCCGCGACATCTCCTCCACCGCAATGCAGTGCTCGAGATATCCGAGGCCGGTGCCGCCATACTCCTCCTCGACGGTGATGCCGTGCAGGCCGAGCGCGCCTATTTTGGGCCAGAGGTCGCGCGGGAATTGATTGCTGCGGTCGATCTCGGCGGCGCGCGGCGCGATTTCGTTCTGCGAAAACGAATATACCGTCTCGCGGATCGCATCCGCGGTTTCGCCGAGATCGAAGTTGAGAAGCAGCGCCCAGTTTGAGGCCATCATTTCCTCCGGGGGTGTATTCCTTGTAATTAAACGATCATACGTTTTTTTAAATCGGCTGCAAGTGGAACCTGCCTGAACTCAAATGATGGCTACAGGCGATTGAAATTACTGTCATTTCGTGACAGAATTATACGATCGACCGCTCGTTTCCACGGCGGCGAATGCCTGGAGGTCCCATGGCGCGGACGATCGGTTCTCACGGCCCGAAGACGATGGAGGCGATCCGGAAAGCCGGGCTGCGCCTGATCTTCGAGCACGGCTATGCCGCCATGAGCCTGCGCCAGCTCGCCGCCGAGGTCGGTATCCAGTCGGGATCGCTCTACAACCACATCTCGACCAAGCAGGAGCTGCTGTTCGAGCTGGTGCGGGACCACATCAACGAATTGCTTCGCCAGCTCGATCGTGCCCTGCAGGGCAAACAGCGGCCGGTCGACAAGCTCCGCGCCTTCACAGCCTTCCACGTCACCTATCACATGACCAGGAAGCGCGAGGTCTTCATCGCCAATTCCGAGCTGCGAAGCCTGGAGCCGAAGAATTACGAAGAGATCGTGGCGCTGCGCGGCGCCTATGAGCGGCGGCTGGCGGAAATCCTCAGCCACGGCGTGGCGGAAGGTGAGTTCGAGGTCGTGGACATCCAGGTGGCGACCTTTGCGATCCTGGCCTTGTTGACCGGCCTCACCACCTGGTATCGCCCGGGCGGGCGGCTCACCAAGGAGGCCATCGTCGCCGCCCACGAAAAGCTGGTGCTGTCGAGCGTCGCCCCGGGTGCAACACCCAACAGGTCTCAAGCCAAACGCTCCCCCTCCCCGAGCGCCGCGACGCGTGGCAGGCTGGAGCGCCGATGAGGTTGCCCAAGAGGAACCTATGACGGAACGCCAGCCCCTCGACGACATCGATCTCAAGATACTGTCCGAGCTGCAAAGGGATGGACGGATACGCAACAACGAACTGGCTGAGCGGGTCGGCCTTTCGGAGCCACCGTGCCGGCGGCGCGTTCGCGCGCTCCGCGAGCGCGGCTATGTCAGCGCCATCAGGGCCACGCTCGACGAAACGCTGCTGGGCTACGAGGTCATTTCCTTTGTCCTGATCCAGTTGCAGAGCCAGGCCCAGGCCCCGCTGCAGGCGTTCGAAAAATCGATCGCGGCGGTCCCGCTGGTCCTGCAGTCCTGGCGGATTTCGGGTGACGCCGACTATCTGCTCAAATGCGTGGCGCGAAACGTCGAGGGCATGCACCAGCAGCTTCTGCAGTTTTCCGCGATACCTGAAGTGCGCAACATCAGAACCTTCCCGGTGCTAGGTGTCGCGAAGGACGCGCCGCTGCCAATACCAGGCGATCCGGCGGCATCCGGCCTGGGGCGATAGCCCTGGTCCGGACTCCCGGCGTCCGGCCTAATGCGTCCAGGGTTCGACGCGCTTGAAGGCGAAATTGTCGGCGTAGGCGACCGGCCGGCGCACCGAATCCTTCGGCTCGATCACCTGGTAGGCAATGCCCTTGCGCTCGCAATAGGCTATCGCGTCTTCCTTGGTGTCGAAGTGCAAGGTGAGCTGCTGCTTCATGTCGCCCGACGAGGTCCAGCCCATCAGCGGCTCGACCGCCCGCGGCTGCTCCGGCTCGTAGTCGAGCTGCCATTCCCGGATCTTCGCCCTGCCCGATTGCATCGCGTTTTTGGCGGGTTTAAAAATGCGTGCGGTCATGGATGGTTGGGTCCTCAAGCCTATGCGACAGGGTAGCGTTTGGCGGAAACAGCCGGGATAGTATAGAGACATCTTTCAGGAAATTTGATCGGTGATTCCAGCTACCCGGATGTACCATTTCCGTACCGGTATAGTCATTATGCCGTACTGTGACAATCTAGGGCTATCCGGCGGCCGGGACCTGCGCCATCCTCCCCCGAAAGCATCACTGCGAAACGGCAGCCATGAAAATCAACGCCACCCTGCCAGAAAAAGGACGCGACCTCCGGCTCGACCTGTTTCGGGGGGTCGCGAACTGGGCGATCTATCTGGACCATATTCCGGATAATGTCGTGAACTGGATCACCACCCGCAACTACGGGTTTTCCGACGCCGCCGACCTGTTCGTTTTCATTTCCGGCTATACCGCCTCCTTCGTCTATGCCCGGATGATGCTGGAACGCGGCTTCATCGTCGGCGCCACGCGGCTGACCAAGCGCGTCTGGCAGCTTTATGTCGCCCACATCATCCTGTTCGTGATCTATATCGCTTCGATCAGCTATCTCGCACTGCGTTTTGGCGATTCCCAACTGGTCAACGACTTCAACGTCGCCGGCCTTATCGACAACGCGACCGAAACGCTGCGGCAGGGCCTGTTCCTGAAGTTCAAGCCGGTCAACCTCGACGTGCTGCCGCTCTATATCGTGCTGATGGGCCTGTTCCCGCCGGTGCTGTGGATCATGCTGCGCCAGCCCAACTGGACCATGATCGCCGCCCTAGCGCTATGGCTGGTGTCGCGGCAGACCGGCTGGAACCTGCCCGCCTACCCGCAGGGTACCTGGTACTTCAATCCGTTCGCCTGGCAGGTGCTGTTCGTGTTCGGCGCATGGTGCGCGCTCGGCGGCGCCCGCAAGAATCTCCACATCATCAACTCGCCGATCACGCTCTATTTCTGCATTGCCTACATGATCCTGGCGCTCGTCATGACCATGGCCGGCAAGTTTCCGGCGTTCGGCGAGTTGTTCCCGCAGTGGCTGTATTCGATGTTCAACCCGAACGACAAGACCAACCTCGCGCCCTATCGCTTCCTGCACTTCGTGGTGATCGTGATCCTGGTCATCCGCTTCGTGCCGAAGGATTGGTCGGGCCTGGAGTGGAAGATCTTCGATCCGCTGGTGGTCTGCGGCCAGCAATCACTGGCCGTGTTCTGCGTCGGCGTATTCCTGTCGTTCGTCGGGCATTTCGAACTGTCGATGAGCTCAGGCTCGCTGTTCGCGCAGATCTTCGTCAGCGTGACCGGCATCGCGATCATGACCATCGTTGCCTACTACATTTCGTGGTCGAAGCGGCAGGACAAGCCGCTCAAGCCGCCGGCGCCGAAAGCCGCCGGAGCGGCTCCCGGCTGATCCTGGGCAGCCACCCTCAGGCCGGCTGCGCGGTCGACGCCACCAGCGTCCGCACGTCGGCGTAGACGTTAAGCACCGGCGCGACCACCTTGTGCATGGCGGTCTTCGAGACGATCGTATCGTGGATGACCAGATGATCGACGCCCGTGGTCAGAAAGCAGTTCACGGCATCCTGCGGCGTTTCCACGATCGGCTCACCCTTGATGTTGAATGAGGTGTTGATCAGCACGG
This portion of the Bradyrhizobium sp. AZCC 2262 genome encodes:
- a CDS encoding TetR/AcrR family transcriptional regulator; amino-acid sequence: MARTIGSHGPKTMEAIRKAGLRLIFEHGYAAMSLRQLAAEVGIQSGSLYNHISTKQELLFELVRDHINELLRQLDRALQGKQRPVDKLRAFTAFHVTYHMTRKREVFIANSELRSLEPKNYEEIVALRGAYERRLAEILSHGVAEGEFEVVDIQVATFAILALLTGLTTWYRPGGRLTKEAIVAAHEKLVLSSVAPGATPNRSQAKRSPSPSAATRGRLERR
- a CDS encoding Lrp/AsnC family transcriptional regulator, with product MTERQPLDDIDLKILSELQRDGRIRNNELAERVGLSEPPCRRRVRALRERGYVSAIRATLDETLLGYEVISFVLIQLQSQAQAPLQAFEKSIAAVPLVLQSWRISGDADYLLKCVARNVEGMHQQLLQFSAIPEVRNIRTFPVLGVAKDAPLPIPGDPAASGLGR
- a CDS encoding ETC complex I subunit, whose translation is MTARIFKPAKNAMQSGRAKIREWQLDYEPEQPRAVEPLMGWTSSGDMKQQLTLHFDTKEDAIAYCERKGIAYQVIEPKDSVRRPVAYADNFAFKRVEPWTH
- a CDS encoding OpgC domain-containing protein — its product is MKINATLPEKGRDLRLDLFRGVANWAIYLDHIPDNVVNWITTRNYGFSDAADLFVFISGYTASFVYARMMLERGFIVGATRLTKRVWQLYVAHIILFVIYIASISYLALRFGDSQLVNDFNVAGLIDNATETLRQGLFLKFKPVNLDVLPLYIVLMGLFPPVLWIMLRQPNWTMIAALALWLVSRQTGWNLPAYPQGTWYFNPFAWQVLFVFGAWCALGGARKNLHIINSPITLYFCIAYMILALVMTMAGKFPAFGELFPQWLYSMFNPNDKTNLAPYRFLHFVVIVILVIRFVPKDWSGLEWKIFDPLVVCGQQSLAVFCVGVFLSFVGHFELSMSSGSLFAQIFVSVTGIAIMTIVAYYISWSKRQDKPLKPPAPKAAGAAPG